From the genome of Desulfobacterales bacterium, one region includes:
- a CDS encoding AAA family ATPase: protein MKPYSEKNTPSPSEIEKEISSFLSKRFGENVKIISPFTLPKEAMTDMTEKPVKKEEKINFDLKPEELVHYLDQYIIKQDYAKAVLATKICTHFNRIKHLQGQSEKAFEMVGNIKNNVLMVGPTGVGKTYMIKLIAKKIGVPFVKGDATKFSETGYVGGDVEDLVRDLVREANDDIELAQCGIIYIDEIDKIASSRNIVGADVSRTGVQRALLKPMEETDVDLKVPHDPVSMIQEVERFRKTGKREKATVNTKNILFIMSGAFNDLSDIISKRLLNQGIGFGARINKLQDKSDILKHLKSEDLIDFGFESEFVGRLPVRAVFERLTEKDLYDILKNPNNPVMLGKRLDFASYGIELEMEDQLLQKLAAIAYEENTGARGLVSAVESAMLPFETKLPSTKLRKFPATIDIIKAPEKFLQELSDNPGSDSQLAAFEKIVQENKQALMTYLEQNRENWSGKYRFTLTPSRMGSIADYYAGHIIDIEAAVKKIKTYYEEIKNIELRFYKQHDTNIVLEEDAVDYIIAQIVEKDMPMEAIWEKLSHDFEDGAKLLVEKTGKKQTVYQ from the coding sequence ATGAAACCTTATAGTGAAAAGAACACACCGTCCCCCTCAGAGATCGAGAAGGAAATCAGTAGCTTTCTATCCAAACGGTTTGGTGAGAATGTGAAAATCATATCCCCCTTTACGCTGCCCAAAGAGGCAATGACCGACATGACGGAAAAACCGGTTAAAAAGGAAGAAAAAATAAATTTTGACCTGAAACCGGAAGAACTGGTGCATTACCTCGATCAGTACATTATCAAGCAGGATTATGCCAAAGCCGTACTGGCTACCAAAATTTGCACGCATTTCAATCGCATCAAGCATTTGCAGGGGCAATCCGAAAAAGCCTTTGAAATGGTCGGTAACATCAAGAATAATGTGTTGATGGTTGGTCCGACCGGTGTCGGAAAAACCTATATGATCAAGCTGATCGCCAAGAAAATAGGGGTTCCGTTCGTAAAGGGGGATGCCACCAAGTTCAGCGAAACCGGATACGTCGGTGGTGATGTGGAGGATCTGGTTCGGGATCTTGTGCGGGAAGCCAACGACGATATCGAGTTGGCCCAGTGCGGGATCATCTATATCGATGAAATTGACAAAATCGCTTCCAGCCGGAATATCGTCGGCGCGGATGTTTCCAGGACCGGCGTGCAACGGGCGTTGCTGAAACCGATGGAGGAAACGGATGTTGATTTAAAGGTGCCCCATGATCCGGTTTCCATGATTCAGGAGGTGGAGCGGTTCCGGAAAACGGGAAAGCGGGAGAAGGCCACCGTTAATACCAAAAATATTTTGTTTATTATGAGCGGGGCGTTCAACGATCTATCGGATATCATTTCAAAACGCCTGTTGAATCAGGGGATCGGGTTTGGCGCCAGAATCAACAAACTTCAGGACAAGTCGGATATTTTAAAGCATCTGAAATCTGAAGACCTGATAGACTTCGGTTTCGAGTCCGAGTTTGTGGGGCGGTTGCCCGTACGCGCTGTTTTTGAGCGGCTCACAGAGAAAGATCTCTATGATATTTTGAAAAATCCGAACAATCCCGTAATGTTAGGGAAACGGCTGGATTTTGCTTCCTACGGTATTGAGTTGGAGATGGAAGACCAGCTGCTGCAAAAATTGGCGGCTATTGCCTATGAGGAAAATACGGGCGCCCGGGGCTTGGTCAGCGCCGTCGAAAGCGCGATGCTGCCCTTTGAAACGAAGCTGCCGTCCACGAAATTGCGTAAGTTTCCGGCGACGATCGATATTATCAAAGCGCCTGAAAAATTTCTTCAAGAGCTTAGCGATAATCCCGGCAGTGACAGCCAATTGGCGGCATTTGAGAAAATCGTTCAGGAAAACAAACAGGCGTTGATGACGTATCTGGAACAGAACCGGGAAAACTGGTCCGGGAAATACCGGTTTACGCTGACGCCTTCCCGGATGGGATCCATCGCCGACTATTATGCCGGGCATATTATTGATATTGAAGCCGCGGTGAAAAAGATTAAAACGTATTACGAGGAAATAAAAAATATCGAGCTTCGGTTTTACAAACAGCATGACACCAATATCGTTCTTGAGGAAGACGCGGTGGATTATATTATCGCGCAGATCGTCGAAAAGGATATGCCGATGGAGGCGATTTGGGAAAAGCTCTCCCATGATTTTGAAGACGGCGCCAAGCTTTTGGTTGAAAAAACCGGAAAAAAACAGACTGTTTATCAATAG
- a CDS encoding DMT family protein, which produces MRLAPIVLLLISNLFMTYAWYGHLKDMRAKSLLLVILISWGIAFFEYCLQVPANRMGSAYFSLVQLKVIQEVLTMIVFGGFCFFYMKQPLTWDYLWASVCLACAAFFMFRHVTAGSSF; this is translated from the coding sequence ATGCGGTTGGCGCCGATAGTCCTGCTGCTTATTTCAAATTTATTTATGACCTATGCCTGGTACGGACATTTGAAAGACATGCGGGCCAAGTCCCTTCTGCTGGTGATTCTGATCAGTTGGGGCATCGCTTTTTTTGAATACTGCCTGCAAGTGCCGGCCAACCGCATGGGAAGTGCTTACTTTTCACTGGTGCAGCTCAAGGTCATTCAGGAAGTACTCACCATGATCGTATTCGGCGGATTTTGTTTTTTTTATATGAAACAACCGTTGACATGGGATTATCTGTGGGCCAGTGTTTGTCTGGCGTGTGCCGCCTTTTTTATGTTTCGTCATGTTACGGCAGGTTCATCTTTTTAA
- a CDS encoding cold-shock protein, whose protein sequence is MAKGIVKWFSDKKGFGFIEQENGPDVFVHHSGINSSGFKTLKEGARVTFDIEQGKKGPSAVNVTEE, encoded by the coding sequence ATGGCAAAAGGAATTGTAAAATGGTTTAGCGACAAAAAAGGGTTTGGCTTTATTGAGCAGGAGAATGGACCGGATGTATTCGTCCATCATTCGGGGATTAATTCGAGTGGGTTCAAAACTCTCAAAGAAGGTGCCCGGGTTACATTTGACATCGAGCAGGGCAAGAAAGGGCCTTCCGCAGTCAATGTGACTGAAGAATAA
- the hemB gene encoding porphobilinogen synthase, whose product MLFPDYRPRRLRQNESFRKMIRETVLTPDNFILPLFAVEGKDVKKPIPSMPGNFHLSPDHLVKVCKEARDLGIPGVMIFGIPGKKDALGTEAYRSDGVVQKAVRAVKSKVPDLAVITDVCLCHYTEHGHCGCLDGEVIDNDATLDLLARTAVSHVKAGADMVAPSDMMDGRVAEIREALDDNHFSHIPIMSYAAKYCSAYYGPFREAAGSAPKFGDRRTYQMDPANALEAIREVTLDIEEGADIIMIKPALAYLDVIYRIRQEIDLPVAAYNVSGEFAMIKAAEQMGWLDGKRVMLETLTAIKRAGADIILTYFAMDAVKALHG is encoded by the coding sequence ATGCTCTTTCCGGATTATCGGCCACGACGATTGCGCCAAAATGAATCCTTTCGAAAAATGATACGGGAAACGGTGCTGACCCCCGATAATTTCATTTTGCCCCTTTTTGCCGTTGAGGGGAAGGACGTGAAAAAGCCGATCCCCTCGATGCCCGGCAATTTTCACCTTTCCCCGGATCACTTGGTCAAGGTCTGCAAGGAGGCACGGGATCTTGGAATTCCCGGGGTAATGATTTTCGGCATTCCTGGCAAAAAAGACGCCCTGGGTACCGAAGCGTACCGAAGTGACGGTGTCGTGCAAAAAGCGGTTCGCGCCGTTAAGTCAAAGGTGCCTGATTTGGCCGTAATTACAGATGTATGCCTTTGCCACTATACGGAGCATGGTCACTGCGGATGCCTGGACGGCGAGGTCATCGACAATGATGCAACCCTTGATCTGCTGGCCCGTACGGCGGTGTCCCATGTCAAGGCGGGCGCGGACATGGTGGCGCCCTCGGACATGATGGACGGCCGGGTGGCTGAAATTCGAGAAGCGCTCGATGACAATCATTTCAGTCATATTCCGATTATGTCCTATGCGGCAAAATATTGTTCCGCCTATTACGGGCCCTTTCGGGAAGCGGCCGGTTCCGCACCCAAATTTGGTGATCGGCGCACCTATCAGATGGACCCAGCCAACGCCTTGGAAGCGATTCGAGAGGTGACCCTGGATATTGAGGAGGGGGCTGATATTATTATGATAAAACCGGCATTGGCCTATCTAGATGTGATTTATCGCATTCGCCAGGAAATTGATTTGCCGGTGGCCGCTTATAACGTGAGCGGAGAGTTTGCCATGATCAAGGCGGCCGAGCAGATGGGATGGCTTGACGGAAAACGCGTGATGCTAGAAACGCTGACCGCCATCAAGCGGGCCGGGGCGGACATCATTTTAACCTATTTTGCCATGGATGCCGTCAAGGCCCTTCATGGTTGA